In Halorubellus sp. JP-L1, one DNA window encodes the following:
- a CDS encoding geranylgeranylglycerol-phosphate geranylgeranyltransferase, with amino-acid sequence MSSVGATVRGLVEMTRPSNSVAAGVLTFVGAFVAGGVGSAPVATAAAVAATVFATAAGMAINDYFDRDIDAVNRPTRPIPRGAVSARGALAWSGVLFAGAVACALALPVLALAIAVMNLLALVAYTEWFKGLPGVGNVVVAYLGGSTFLFGGAAVGAPLAPAVLFVLAALSTASREVIKDVEDVAGDREEGLNTLPIAIGERRALHVASAALVVAVIASPLPYVFGTFGLAYLVVVVPAVAVMLYAAYESYGDASAGQAHLKYAQFAAVVAFLAGRIVPVGSLALP; translated from the coding sequence ATGTCGAGTGTGGGCGCGACCGTGCGTGGGTTGGTGGAGATGACGCGGCCGTCGAACTCGGTGGCGGCGGGCGTGTTGACGTTCGTCGGTGCGTTCGTCGCTGGTGGGGTCGGGTCGGCGCCGGTGGCGACGGCTGCGGCGGTCGCGGCGACGGTGTTCGCGACGGCGGCGGGGATGGCGATCAACGACTACTTCGACCGAGACATCGATGCGGTGAATCGGCCGACGCGGCCGATTCCGCGCGGTGCGGTGAGTGCGCGCGGGGCGCTGGCGTGGAGTGGAGTGTTGTTCGCGGGAGCGGTGGCGTGTGCGCTGGCGTTGCCGGTGCTCGCGCTCGCGATCGCGGTCATGAACTTGCTGGCGCTGGTGGCGTACACGGAGTGGTTCAAGGGCCTGCCCGGGGTGGGGAACGTGGTGGTGGCGTACCTCGGCGGGAGCACGTTCCTGTTCGGCGGGGCGGCCGTCGGGGCGCCGCTGGCGCCGGCTGTACTGTTCGTGCTCGCGGCGCTGTCGACGGCGAGCCGGGAGGTCATCAAGGACGTCGAGGACGTGGCGGGGGACCGCGAGGAGGGCTTGAACACGCTCCCGATCGCGATCGGCGAGCGGCGGGCGCTGCACGTCGCGTCGGCGGCGCTCGTGGTGGCGGTGATTGCGAGTCCCCTCCCTTACGTGTTCGGGACGTTCGGGCTCGCGTACCTGGTCGTGGTGGTGCCGGCCGTTGCGGTGATGCTGTACGCGGCCTACGAGTCCTATGGGGACGCGAGCGCGGGCCAGGCGCACTTGAAGTACGCGCAGTTCGCGGCGGTCGTGGCGTTCCTCGCCGGACGAATCGTCCCGGTGGGATCGCTCGCACTCCCGTGA